The Legionella sp. MW5194 nucleotide sequence CAGAACAGGCTCTTGAATCTTTTGAAGAAGGTTGGGATTGGACTTGTGCATTAGAAAGCCTTAAAGACTGGATAAGAAATAAAAAATCAAATGTAAATGAAGGTGTAACTTAATAGAATTAACACAGAAAAAACAACTTTTATCTCATTGGCTTTCTCCTAAATGAAAGGGATCGCAAGCAGGCGCACAATCGTGAAAGAGATGTTGCTTAAAATTTTTTCTTAGGGATACTTAAATAATCTTTTGATTCAACTTCCCTAATCCCCTTTATAAATTTCGTGATGATTGACCTTTTATTATAAAAAGCACTATAATTAAGTCATAATAAAGGTATTTATTTAGGTCATTAAAATGCAAACTTTATATGCAACACAAGTCGCTAGCATTAGCGAATTAAAGAAAAATCCCACAAAACTTATTAATGATGCGCATGGGATGCCCGTGGTGATTCTTAACCATAATGTAGCTGCTGCTTATTTAATTCCAGCAGAAACTTTTGA carries:
- a CDS encoding type II toxin-antitoxin system Phd/YefM family antitoxin encodes the protein MQTLYATQVASISELKKNPTKLINDAHGMPVVILNHNVAAAYLIPAETFEKLMDAVDESELKSIVEQRLSEPFTPVKVALDDL